The proteins below come from a single Roseiflexus sp. RS-1 genomic window:
- a CDS encoding DUF4126 domain-containing protein produces MNGLLSILSAFGLSTAAGLNAYIPLLTVGLLARYTDLIRLNDPYDVVAHPVFLLVVAVLALLDLIGDKIPTVDHALHLAGLVISPAAGAIVFLAANSSTGAVDPVLAAVCGILAAGATHLGRSAARPVATATTGGVANPIVSAVEDVTSLLVSLLAIVAPLLAAIALILIAFVVVRFIRRVRSRQPAPSSLRR; encoded by the coding sequence ATGAATGGTTTGCTCAGCATCCTGTCGGCGTTTGGTCTTTCCACTGCTGCGGGTCTCAATGCGTACATTCCCCTGTTGACTGTCGGATTGCTGGCGCGCTACACCGATCTGATCCGTCTCAACGACCCCTACGATGTTGTGGCGCACCCGGTCTTCCTGCTGGTCGTTGCGGTTCTCGCACTGCTCGACCTGATCGGCGATAAGATTCCGACAGTGGATCATGCGCTCCATCTGGCTGGTCTGGTCATCAGCCCGGCTGCCGGTGCGATTGTCTTTCTGGCGGCAAACAGTTCGACCGGCGCCGTCGATCCGGTGCTGGCAGCAGTGTGTGGCATTCTAGCCGCCGGTGCGACCCATCTGGGACGCAGCGCCGCGCGCCCGGTGGCGACCGCAACCACCGGCGGCGTTGCCAACCCAATTGTGAGCGCCGTTGAGGATGTGACATCGCTGCTGGTGTCGTTACTGGCAATTGTGGCGCCGCTTCTTGCGGCGATTGCGCTGATCCTGATCGCTTTCGTCGTTGTGCGCTTCATCCGGCGCGTCCGATCCCGGCAACCGGCGCCATCGTCGTTACGTCGGTGA
- a CDS encoding tyrosine-protein phosphatase, translating into MTLDQRHIPLEGAHNVRDVGGYMTVDGRITRWRRLLRADSLHHLTIEDQQRLRAYGVRTIIDLRLPFEVAHNPNVFANAHDVRYTNLPLITERSETSIESRASSVSELYRLMLDECQEPIRQILATIAEADAPVLVHCFVGKDRTGLITALALRATGVPVETIADDYALSEALTIALLAEIRAMLIRLGYDVTRFDRLSPAPREAMIETMAYLDERYGGIEAYLTSIGLTDAQRAGLRRLLLE; encoded by the coding sequence ATGACACTGGATCAACGACACATTCCGCTGGAGGGTGCGCACAATGTGCGCGATGTCGGCGGCTATATGACCGTGGACGGACGCATCACGCGCTGGCGGCGATTGTTGCGCGCCGATAGTCTGCATCATCTGACGATTGAGGATCAGCAGCGGTTGCGCGCCTATGGTGTGCGCACGATTATCGACCTGCGATTGCCCTTCGAGGTGGCGCACAATCCGAATGTATTCGCCAACGCGCACGATGTTCGCTATACCAATCTTCCGCTGATCACCGAACGTAGTGAGACCAGCATCGAATCGCGTGCGAGTTCAGTCAGCGAGTTGTACCGCTTGATGCTGGATGAGTGCCAGGAACCGATCCGTCAGATACTGGCAACCATTGCAGAGGCGGATGCACCGGTGCTGGTTCATTGCTTCGTCGGCAAAGATCGCACCGGACTGATCACCGCGCTGGCGTTGAGAGCGACCGGCGTGCCGGTGGAGACGATTGCCGATGATTATGCCCTGAGCGAGGCGCTCACCATTGCGCTGCTGGCTGAAATCCGCGCAATGTTGATCCGTCTGGGGTACGATGTGACACGTTTTGATCGCCTCTCGCCAGCGCCACGTGAGGCAATGATCGAAACGATGGCGTACCTGGACGAGCGCTATGGCGGCATCGAGGCGTATCTCACGTCGATTGGGTTGACGGATGCGCAACGCGCCGGGTTGCGCCGACTGCTGCTGGAATGA
- a CDS encoding methyltransferase domain-containing protein, with protein MFEVEFDVLEGLEPYALEEIRACCGRACSPVALYPGRIRVRFAGDLRALLRLRSVVAAYLIVTYDVPRPRALLGHQHLTRLLTTLKLVRSLTKPEYYRTLRLSAAGSDSSVMTRLKETLAAHTGLALADDEGDLLIRLRRAESNGGWEVLVRLSPRPLATRAWRVCNWPGALNATLASVMMRLTRPSASDRVLNLACGSGTLLIERLFLAPARLAIGCDPDQRALQCARRNLEAAGFAPVVRLEPWDATSLPLETRSVDVICADLPFGQLIGSHRDNEALYPRLIAEAARVAAPNARMCLLTHEVRLIERVFASCTDVWTPVEIVKVRTGGMTPRIYLMRRTSSPVRPA; from the coding sequence ATGTTTGAGGTCGAATTCGATGTGCTCGAAGGGCTGGAACCATATGCGCTCGAAGAAATCCGCGCGTGCTGCGGACGTGCGTGCTCACCGGTTGCGCTGTATCCCGGCAGAATACGGGTCCGGTTCGCTGGCGATCTGCGCGCGCTCCTCCGGCTGCGCTCGGTTGTCGCGGCGTACCTGATTGTGACCTATGATGTGCCGCGCCCCCGCGCACTGCTGGGACATCAGCATCTCACGCGCCTGCTAACGACGCTGAAGCTGGTGCGGTCGCTCACGAAACCAGAGTACTATCGCACCCTGCGCCTGAGTGCTGCGGGATCCGACTCTTCTGTCATGACCCGCCTCAAGGAAACGCTCGCAGCCCATACCGGTCTGGCGCTGGCAGACGATGAGGGCGATCTCCTCATTCGCCTGCGCCGTGCAGAGTCGAACGGCGGCTGGGAAGTACTGGTGCGATTGTCGCCACGCCCGCTGGCAACCCGCGCCTGGCGCGTGTGTAACTGGCCCGGCGCGCTCAACGCCACCCTCGCGTCGGTGATGATGCGACTGACCCGTCCCTCCGCCTCTGACCGTGTGCTGAACCTCGCCTGCGGCTCTGGAACGTTGTTGATCGAACGGTTGTTCCTCGCGCCAGCACGACTGGCAATTGGCTGTGATCCGGATCAGCGGGCGCTCCAGTGCGCCCGACGCAATCTGGAAGCGGCTGGATTTGCACCTGTGGTCCGGCTCGAACCATGGGACGCGACATCGCTGCCGCTCGAAACCAGAAGTGTCGATGTGATATGCGCCGATCTGCCGTTCGGTCAGTTGATCGGATCGCACCGCGATAATGAAGCGCTTTATCCCCGCCTGATCGCGGAAGCGGCGCGGGTGGCGGCCCCCAATGCCCGGATGTGTCTGCTCACCCACGAAGTGCGCCTGATCGAGCGGGTATTCGCCAGCTGCACCGATGTCTGGACACCGGTTGAGATCGTGAAAGTGCGCACAGGCGGTATGACGCCACGCATCTACCTGATGCGACGAACGTCCTCGCCAGTCAGACCGGCATAG
- a CDS encoding ABC transporter ATP-binding protein, translating into MSGKEFTVAGAYRYDHRSPVRWVWSHVMRYPWLPIAFIVTVIGMATLQSWSAVLVGAAFDAVVGGVTLEQLTTLALVILGVRVAFGLIDLANSFVVQLLAQLTERNTREELYVSLLGKSLTFHNRQRTGDIMARATNDVQQINAMINPGISLIIESLVSLSVPLIAITTIHPQLLLMPAVFLVSFVWALRHYNNQLKPVAGALRQQFGVLNAGLAETVSGIEVVKGYAQEPAEERKFTTNARSYRDLFVREGGVQARYLPVLLYGLMLGLALGHALLLWRAGDISIGQIIGYMGLLEVLRFPTFISLFTFSLVQLGIAGAERMLATITATTELDENAGGYSAPIQGEIRFEQVSFGYQTASTPGSHNMRAAASSPRPSALVLRNITFTARPGETIAIVGQTGAGKTTLTRLVNRIYDATEGRILIDGVDVRDWNLDALRSQISTIEQDIFLFSRTIAENIAFGAAGNATREEIEWAARQAQAHDFIMSFPDGYETVIGERGMTLSGGQRQRIAIARAFLTNPRILILDDSTSAIDSATEDQIQRAMRRVLTGRTTLLITHRLSQIRWADRILVLKNGELVAQGTHDELLETSEAYRRIFLRYDAGHTVPVARRDRLREEI; encoded by the coding sequence TTGTCTGGGAAAGAATTTACGGTGGCTGGCGCTTACCGGTACGATCACCGGTCACCGGTGCGCTGGGTATGGTCGCATGTGATGCGCTACCCCTGGCTGCCGATAGCCTTTATTGTCACCGTGATCGGTATGGCGACGTTGCAGAGCTGGAGCGCGGTCCTGGTCGGCGCAGCATTCGACGCGGTGGTTGGCGGCGTGACGCTGGAGCAACTGACAACTCTGGCGTTGGTTATTCTGGGAGTTCGCGTTGCGTTCGGATTGATCGATCTCGCCAACAGTTTTGTGGTGCAACTGCTGGCGCAACTGACGGAGCGGAATACACGCGAGGAGTTGTACGTCAGTTTGCTGGGGAAGAGTCTGACCTTCCATAACCGCCAGCGCACTGGCGACATCATGGCGCGAGCGACGAACGATGTGCAGCAGATCAATGCGATGATCAATCCGGGAATAAGCCTGATCATTGAGTCACTGGTCAGCCTGTCGGTTCCGCTGATTGCGATCACAACCATCCATCCACAGTTATTGCTCATGCCAGCAGTGTTTCTGGTCAGTTTTGTGTGGGCGCTGCGACATTACAACAATCAACTCAAACCGGTCGCAGGGGCGCTGCGACAACAGTTCGGCGTACTGAACGCCGGGCTGGCAGAGACGGTGAGCGGCATTGAGGTCGTGAAAGGGTATGCCCAGGAACCGGCAGAGGAGCGAAAATTCACGACGAATGCGCGCTCCTACCGCGACCTGTTTGTGCGTGAAGGCGGCGTTCAGGCGCGGTACCTTCCGGTGTTGCTCTACGGTCTGATGCTCGGTCTTGCTCTTGGGCATGCGCTGTTGCTGTGGCGCGCCGGTGACATTTCCATCGGACAGATCATCGGCTATATGGGGCTGCTGGAAGTGCTACGCTTCCCGACGTTCATTTCGCTTTTTACATTCTCGCTGGTGCAACTGGGGATCGCAGGCGCTGAACGGATGCTTGCCACCATCACGGCAACCACCGAACTCGATGAGAATGCTGGCGGGTATAGCGCTCCCATTCAAGGTGAGATTCGCTTCGAGCAGGTCAGTTTCGGGTATCAAACGGCTTCCACGCCTGGGTCGCACAACATGCGCGCCGCTGCCAGTTCTCCCCGTCCTTCCGCGCTGGTGCTGCGCAACATCACGTTTACGGCGCGCCCCGGCGAAACAATTGCGATTGTCGGGCAGACGGGTGCAGGGAAAACCACCCTGACCAGGCTGGTCAACCGGATCTACGATGCCACCGAAGGACGTATCCTGATCGATGGCGTCGATGTCCGCGACTGGAATCTTGACGCGCTGCGTTCTCAAATTTCGACGATTGAGCAGGACATCTTCCTGTTTTCACGCACCATTGCCGAGAATATCGCGTTTGGCGCGGCAGGCAACGCAACCCGCGAGGAGATCGAATGGGCGGCGCGTCAGGCGCAGGCGCACGATTTTATTATGTCGTTCCCGGATGGGTATGAAACCGTGATCGGTGAGCGTGGCATGACCCTTTCCGGCGGTCAACGTCAGCGGATCGCCATTGCGCGTGCGTTCCTCACCAATCCCCGCATCCTGATCCTCGATGATTCGACCAGTGCTATCGACAGTGCGACCGAGGATCAGATCCAGCGCGCCATGCGACGTGTGCTGACCGGACGGACGACGCTGCTGATCACGCATCGTCTTTCGCAAATCCGTTGGGCAGACCGCATTCTGGTACTGAAAAATGGCGAACTGGTCGCCCAGGGGACCCACGATGAACTGCTGGAGACGAGTGAAGCGTACCGTCGCATTTTTCTGCGCTACGACGCTGGCCATACCGTTCCCGTCGCGCGCCGCGACAGGCTTCGGGAGGAGATATGA
- a CDS encoding ABC transporter ATP-binding protein → MGFIMDGLAAEAYDRTYSDRDLIRRIWRYFRPHSGRVALVAIMVVLGSVVATIIPITISRSIELLAGDPATQMLIGLAAVVALMGALGWFFNFVRLTFSARAVGDVVLALREDAFRAVLQRDMSFYNQYASGRIVSRVTSDTQDFATVVTLTIDLLSQLLLVVIIAVVMLTINWQLALITLAAGPIVIAAALTFRRVARLTTRQAQRALANVNASIQETVSGIAVAKSFRQEAAIYQQFRQTNELAFRVRLRQGLVFSSIFPLLNLLSGIAIATIVYFGGRLAIGGVVSVGEWYLFVQSLAIFFFPLTSIASFWSQFQQGLSASERVFALIDAEPKVVQTGKEPVTHLAGRIEFRDVWFTYEAGQDRITVSPASHPSTQWVLAGFSLTIPAGQKLAIVGHTGAGKSSLIKLITRFYEFQAGQLLIDGQDIRTLDLAQYRRQIGLVPQSPFLFSGTVAENIRYGRPDATIEDVRAVAYQIGGGEWVADLPDGLETDVGERGARLSLGQRQLVALARVLLQNPSIFILDEATASIDPFTETQVQEGLDIVMQGRTSIIIAHRLSTVRTADRIIVLKQGRIIEEGTHDQLLSAGGHYAELYNTYFRHQSLDYKPWEETAPGA, encoded by the coding sequence ATGGGTTTCATCATGGACGGCCTGGCGGCCGAGGCGTATGATCGCACCTACAGTGATCGCGACCTGATCCGACGCATCTGGCGCTACTTTCGACCTCACAGTGGACGAGTCGCACTGGTGGCGATCATGGTCGTCCTGGGTTCGGTGGTTGCAACCATCATTCCGATCACCATCTCGCGCAGTATCGAACTGCTGGCAGGCGACCCCGCCACGCAAATGCTGATCGGGCTTGCCGCAGTGGTGGCGCTGATGGGGGCGCTGGGATGGTTCTTCAACTTTGTGCGGCTCACCTTCTCCGCACGCGCGGTCGGCGATGTTGTGCTGGCGCTGCGTGAAGATGCGTTCCGCGCCGTGCTGCAACGTGACATGTCGTTCTACAATCAGTATGCCTCAGGGCGCATCGTCAGCCGGGTTACGTCGGACACCCAGGACTTTGCGACGGTGGTCACGCTGACGATTGACCTGCTCAGTCAACTGTTGCTGGTCGTCATCATTGCCGTGGTGATGTTGACGATCAACTGGCAACTGGCGTTGATCACGCTGGCAGCCGGTCCGATCGTGATTGCCGCAGCATTGACCTTCCGCCGCGTTGCGCGTCTGACGACGCGCCAGGCACAGCGGGCGCTGGCGAATGTGAATGCCTCGATCCAGGAGACGGTCAGCGGAATTGCCGTTGCCAAGAGTTTTCGTCAGGAAGCGGCTATCTATCAGCAGTTTCGGCAGACGAATGAACTGGCATTCCGGGTTCGCCTGCGCCAGGGATTGGTCTTCAGCAGTATCTTTCCGCTCTTGAACCTGCTCTCAGGCATCGCAATTGCGACTATTGTGTACTTTGGCGGGCGGTTAGCAATCGGCGGAGTGGTATCGGTTGGCGAATGGTATCTTTTCGTCCAGAGTCTGGCGATCTTTTTCTTCCCGTTGACCAGCATTGCTTCCTTTTGGAGCCAGTTTCAGCAGGGACTGTCGGCGAGCGAGCGGGTCTTTGCGCTGATCGATGCCGAGCCGAAAGTGGTGCAGACCGGGAAGGAACCGGTGACGCATCTTGCAGGGCGGATCGAGTTTCGTGATGTGTGGTTCACCTACGAAGCCGGACAGGATCGGATCACGGTTTCGCCAGCATCACACCCGTCGACGCAGTGGGTGCTGGCGGGGTTTTCGCTGACCATTCCCGCCGGACAGAAACTGGCAATCGTGGGGCACACCGGCGCTGGCAAATCGAGCCTGATCAAACTGATCACCCGCTTTTACGAATTTCAGGCGGGACAGTTGCTCATCGACGGACAGGACATTCGCACGCTGGACCTGGCGCAGTACCGTCGCCAGATCGGTCTGGTGCCGCAGTCGCCGTTTCTGTTCTCCGGCACGGTGGCCGAGAACATTCGCTATGGACGACCGGATGCGACGATCGAGGATGTGCGGGCGGTTGCGTACCAGATCGGCGGCGGCGAATGGGTTGCAGACCTGCCGGACGGACTGGAAACGGATGTGGGCGAGCGCGGTGCGCGTCTGTCACTCGGTCAGCGGCAACTGGTGGCGCTGGCGCGTGTTCTCTTGCAGAACCCTTCGATATTTATCCTCGATGAAGCAACGGCAAGCATCGATCCATTCACCGAGACTCAGGTGCAGGAAGGGCTGGACATTGTGATGCAGGGGCGGACGAGTATCATCATCGCACATCGCCTTTCGACGGTGCGCACTGCCGACCGGATCATTGTGCTGAAACAGGGACGCATTATCGAGGAAGGAACCCATGACCAGTTGCTGAGCGCTGGCGGACACTATGCCGAACTGTACAACACCTACTTCCGCCATCAGTCGCTCGACTATAAGCCATGGGAAGAGACGGCGCCCGGTGCGTGA
- a CDS encoding M16 family metallopeptidase, producing MIETLSHTLRNGMLVLLREVHNAPLATNWIWYRVGARYESPGITGISHWVEHMLFKGTPQIPGHDLDRLIARNGGTFNGFTAHDFTAYFETLPADRIDLALRIESDRMVNALFEEEEVEHERTVILAEREGHENDPEWWLNEAVMTTAFQVHPYRHEVIGSRDDLLALKRDHLVAHYQTFYRPNNAVLVLVGDFDAHQLMSRIEHYFGDLPAGPPLPPTHWSEPEQQEERRVVVRRPGPAQYVQIVYHAADCRSPDFAPLLVLDAILSGAKSPAFSGGAQTNRSARLYRALVETRLAAYASSTFRPTRDPHLFEFHAMVQEGHTAEEVEQALLAEVAALQENGPRPDEMAKVIKQMRAQIAYARESVTNQALMIGMWEVLDRYDRADALLDEIAAVRVEDVRRVAQTYLTERRRTVGHFLPLGI from the coding sequence ATGATTGAAACTCTCTCGCATACGCTCCGTAATGGCATGCTGGTTTTGCTGCGCGAAGTACACAATGCTCCCCTCGCAACAAACTGGATCTGGTATCGTGTCGGTGCACGCTACGAGTCGCCGGGAATAACCGGCATCTCGCATTGGGTCGAGCATATGCTGTTCAAGGGCACGCCGCAGATTCCCGGACACGATCTCGATCGCCTGATCGCACGGAATGGCGGGACGTTCAATGGTTTCACCGCGCATGACTTTACTGCATATTTCGAGACGCTCCCTGCCGATCGGATCGATCTTGCGCTGCGTATCGAGTCGGACCGGATGGTGAATGCGCTCTTCGAGGAGGAAGAGGTTGAGCATGAACGCACGGTGATCCTGGCAGAACGTGAGGGGCACGAGAATGATCCAGAGTGGTGGCTTAACGAAGCAGTCATGACAACCGCTTTTCAGGTCCATCCATACCGCCACGAGGTGATCGGTTCGCGGGATGACCTGCTGGCATTGAAACGCGACCATCTCGTAGCGCATTATCAGACGTTTTATCGCCCCAACAATGCGGTACTGGTGCTGGTGGGCGATTTCGATGCGCATCAATTGATGAGCCGTATCGAGCACTACTTTGGTGATCTTCCGGCTGGACCGCCTCTGCCGCCGACCCACTGGAGTGAACCGGAGCAGCAGGAAGAACGTCGTGTTGTGGTGCGCCGACCGGGACCGGCGCAGTATGTGCAGATTGTGTATCACGCCGCCGATTGTCGCAGCCCTGATTTTGCGCCGCTGCTGGTGCTCGATGCGATCCTCTCTGGCGCAAAATCGCCAGCATTTAGCGGCGGTGCGCAAACGAATCGGAGCGCCCGTCTGTACCGCGCACTGGTGGAGACTCGCCTTGCCGCGTATGCCTCCAGCACGTTTCGCCCTACCCGCGATCCGCATCTGTTCGAGTTTCACGCAATGGTGCAGGAAGGGCATACAGCCGAAGAGGTCGAGCAGGCGCTGCTGGCTGAGGTGGCTGCACTCCAGGAGAATGGACCCCGTCCTGACGAGATGGCGAAAGTTATTAAACAGATGCGAGCACAGATCGCGTATGCGCGAGAGAGTGTGACCAACCAGGCATTGATGATCGGAATGTGGGAAGTGCTTGACCGCTATGATCGCGCCGATGCGCTGCTCGATGAGATCGCGGCCGTTCGGGTCGAAGATGTCCGACGTGTTGCGCAAACGTATCTGACAGAACGGCGGCGAACGGTCGGACACTTTCTTCCTCTGGGGATATGA
- a CDS encoding nucleotidyltransferase family protein, translating to MTKPICDIQQAYPPDVAHDLARAVAILKAGGCREIYLFGSTATGDRHAGSDIDLAVRGCPPHAFFQLLGQLLSDLDHPVDLVDLDLPGPFVEALLRSETLVYLG from the coding sequence ATGACAAAGCCGATCTGTGACATCCAACAAGCCTATCCGCCTGATGTAGCACACGATCTTGCACGGGCAGTCGCAATTCTTAAGGCTGGAGGTTGTCGCGAAATCTACCTGTTTGGCTCGACGGCAACCGGGGACAGGCACGCGGGATCAGATATCGATTTAGCTGTGCGTGGCTGTCCTCCACACGCCTTCTTTCAATTACTCGGACAGCTGCTTTCTGATCTTGATCATCCGGTTGATCTTGTGGATCTCGATCTGCCCGGACCTTTTGTAGAAGCCTTATTGCGCAGCGAAACACTGGTGTACCTTGGCTGA
- a CDS encoding proline--tRNA ligase, translating to MTTLFGRTLRQSPSEINHPTLRLMVRAGLVRLSSGALTLLPVGTRALRRIEMIVREELTRIGLQEVYLPLFRSGAPLDPLFSSLASASSILHCTDQFGRSLSILPTDEAWIASLAATEIASYRQLPVLLYQVRPTYCGDCRSSWLRAGVTAIIYALDHSDADVQESSALVRQAFTRLFERINVQVAPVEAGRDPVSGDEAFAYVALSEYGDVDLMRCDACGYAALREAARTAACEAFAPTTSSDESDRPEAFATPDCATIADLARFCGVPESATAKAVFFDSPERGLIFAVIRGDRDVNVTKLRIAAGVSALLPAQTEQISATGAVAGYASPVGVRERSSGGVVVIADPSVTTGSPLIAGANRHGYHLRNVVYGRDWSADLIADISLARTGDPCCGCNAPLRQTTGFIIGRDLRYGARSVQVSGATFLDREGVVRPITMSLFSIALERVLLVAVEQHCDQSGIVWSPEIAPFHVHLVRLGKQDATRQAADALYDELTAAGIAVLYDDRDETAGVKFNDADLIGAPLRLVIGDRFLSDGLVEVKQRASGVIAKTPQSEIVAVVRALTMPV from the coding sequence ATGACCACGCTTTTTGGACGCACGCTTCGCCAGTCGCCTTCCGAGATCAACCATCCGACCCTGCGTCTGATGGTGCGCGCCGGTCTGGTGCGTCTTTCATCGGGCGCTCTGACATTGCTGCCGGTCGGCACACGCGCTCTGCGCCGTATCGAAATGATCGTTCGTGAGGAACTGACCCGCATCGGATTGCAGGAGGTCTATCTGCCGCTGTTTCGATCAGGTGCACCGTTGGATCCCCTGTTCTCCAGTCTTGCATCCGCTTCTTCGATACTTCACTGCACCGATCAGTTTGGACGCTCTCTAAGCATTCTACCAACCGATGAGGCATGGATCGCCAGTCTGGCTGCGACCGAGATTGCGTCGTACCGGCAGTTGCCGGTGCTGCTGTATCAGGTGCGTCCCACCTACTGCGGCGACTGCCGTTCATCATGGCTGCGAGCAGGTGTTACTGCAATTATCTATGCACTCGACCACAGCGACGCAGATGTTCAGGAGTCGAGTGCACTGGTGCGCCAGGCGTTCACCCGCCTGTTTGAACGTATCAATGTGCAGGTTGCACCGGTAGAAGCGGGTCGTGATCCGGTCAGCGGCGACGAAGCGTTTGCGTATGTCGCTCTTTCTGAGTATGGCGATGTCGACCTGATGCGCTGCGACGCATGCGGTTATGCCGCCCTGCGAGAAGCTGCTCGCACTGCCGCCTGTGAAGCCTTCGCGCCGACCACGTCATCGGACGAGTCAGACCGTCCAGAAGCATTCGCTACCCCCGACTGCGCAACCATTGCCGATCTCGCACGCTTTTGCGGTGTACCAGAGTCGGCGACTGCGAAAGCGGTCTTCTTCGACTCACCCGAACGAGGTCTCATTTTCGCTGTCATTCGCGGCGATCGTGACGTCAATGTGACCAAACTCCGCATCGCTGCTGGCGTTTCAGCTCTTCTGCCAGCACAGACCGAACAGATCAGCGCAACCGGCGCGGTTGCCGGGTATGCATCGCCGGTGGGGGTGCGCGAACGGTCATCCGGCGGCGTGGTGGTTATCGCCGATCCTTCGGTCACGACCGGATCGCCGTTGATCGCCGGTGCAAACCGCCATGGATATCATCTGCGCAATGTCGTCTACGGACGTGATTGGAGCGCCGACCTCATTGCCGATATTTCGCTGGCGCGCACCGGTGATCCCTGTTGTGGCTGCAACGCACCTTTGCGCCAGACAACCGGATTCATCATCGGTCGTGATCTTCGCTACGGCGCTCGAAGCGTTCAGGTATCCGGCGCAACATTTCTTGACCGGGAGGGCGTTGTCCGCCCGATAACGATGAGCCTGTTCAGCATTGCTCTCGAACGTGTGCTGCTCGTTGCCGTTGAACAGCACTGCGATCAATCAGGAATTGTGTGGTCGCCAGAAATAGCGCCGTTCCATGTTCATCTGGTGCGTCTCGGCAAACAGGATGCCACCCGTCAGGCCGCCGATGCTCTGTACGATGAACTCACCGCAGCCGGGATCGCCGTCCTCTACGATGATCGCGACGAGACTGCCGGGGTCAAATTCAACGATGCCGATCTCATCGGGGCGCCGTTGCGTCTTGTGATCGGCGACCGCTTTCTCAGCGACGGTCTGGTAGAAGTCAAACAGCGCGCAAGCGGCGTTATCGCGAAGACGCCGCAGTCCGAAATTGTGGCAGTGGTTCGGGCGCTGACTATGCCGGTCTGA
- a CDS encoding M16 family metallopeptidase — MNPFPSNRAGTIATALRYELPNGMVALVQRNATAPTVSVYGEVRVGAANEPPEKNGLSAFTGAALIRGAGHRTFQEIVARTEAVGASVNAGGGMHSTGFAGRSLNEDVALILEILSDMVRAPMFPDEEIERLRGQFLMALREDEQDTSVRASRALRSIMFPPTHPYSRLSRGTIETISTLTREDLLQFHTLYHPAATTIAVVGDIDPAAVMALIERFFGDWQAPGAPPRVTLPDPLPLPDQRRVHIALDGKSQTDVIWAVHGLDRRSPDYYAASVANMILGQLGIGGRLGERVREEQGLAYYCGSSLDADLGAGPWTAMAGVNPAHVERAIDAIVREIKQFAAEGPTEQELADARDFMTGRLAIGLETNDSIASTLLGIERYQLGLDYIERYPAIISSIDRDQVVEVARRYLATDDYAIVTAGPPASSSVS, encoded by the coding sequence ATGAATCCGTTTCCTTCCAACCGCGCCGGTACGATTGCCACCGCACTGCGCTATGAACTGCCCAATGGCATGGTGGCGCTGGTACAGCGTAACGCAACAGCGCCAACGGTCAGCGTGTATGGCGAGGTGCGCGTCGGAGCTGCCAATGAGCCGCCTGAAAAGAATGGCTTATCTGCGTTCACCGGTGCAGCGCTTATCCGTGGCGCGGGTCATCGCACGTTTCAGGAGATTGTTGCAAGAACCGAGGCGGTGGGGGCCAGTGTCAATGCCGGCGGAGGAATGCATTCCACCGGCTTTGCCGGTCGGTCGCTGAACGAAGATGTCGCCTTGATCCTCGAAATCTTGAGTGATATGGTTCGCGCACCGATGTTTCCCGATGAGGAGATCGAGCGGTTGCGCGGTCAATTCTTAATGGCGCTGCGTGAAGATGAGCAGGATACGTCCGTCCGCGCTTCACGTGCGTTGCGGTCGATCATGTTCCCGCCAACGCATCCTTATAGCCGTCTCAGTCGCGGTACAATCGAGACGATCTCAACCCTCACCCGCGAGGATCTGCTCCAATTTCACACGCTGTACCACCCGGCAGCAACGACTATCGCCGTGGTCGGCGATATTGACCCCGCAGCGGTAATGGCGCTGATCGAGCGATTCTTTGGTGACTGGCAGGCGCCTGGCGCACCACCACGGGTGACGCTGCCTGATCCGCTTCCCCTGCCGGATCAACGGCGGGTTCATATTGCACTTGATGGCAAAAGCCAGACTGATGTCATCTGGGCAGTGCATGGGCTTGATCGCAGATCGCCGGATTATTACGCCGCCAGTGTGGCAAATATGATCCTTGGACAACTCGGTATTGGCGGACGCCTCGGCGAACGGGTGCGTGAAGAGCAGGGACTTGCATACTACTGCGGGAGCAGCCTCGACGCGGATCTCGGCGCGGGTCCGTGGACAGCGATGGCAGGCGTAAACCCTGCGCATGTCGAGCGTGCAATTGATGCAATCGTGCGCGAGATCAAACAGTTTGCCGCAGAAGGACCAACCGAACAGGAACTCGCCGATGCCCGTGATTTTATGACTGGCAGACTGGCAATTGGGCTGGAAACCAACGACAGTATTGCAAGCACCCTGCTTGGCATCGAACGCTATCAGCTTGGACTCGACTACATTGAACGCTACCCGGCTATCATTTCCAGCATTGATCGGGATCAGGTCGTTGAGGTTGCACGCCGGTACCTCGCTACCGATGACTACGCAATTGTCACGGCAGGACCGCCAGCGTCGTCGTCGGTGTCATGA